Genomic window (Candidatus Nitrosocosmicus franklandus):
CGTCCCTTGGAATATTTGGAGAAAAAGGAGGAAGAATATTTTCTGTCTGATCCGGCTTAGGCCCCGCCTTTAATATAACAGGGATCTCTACTGTGTCATTATCTCGATATACGGTAAGTTGAACGCTGTCTCCCACTTGTTTAGTAGAAAGTACTTTTCTGATATCCTCTACAGATCCTATTGTAATATTCTCGATTTCAAGTATTATATCTCCACCAAGTTCTATTTGATTTCCATTAATATTGGAAGTAATATATCCTCCTCTAATTCCGGCCTCCTCAGCCGAACCATTTCTAAGAACATCAATGACAAGAAATCCTTTTTCTCCTCCGTTGATAACGCTAGAGGGTACATTCATTTGTCGAGCTATTTCAGGTGTAACATTAATTCCTGTTATTCCAAGAGATGGATTGTTATCATCTTGTATTTCCTGTGTAAGCGCATTGTCTATAATTGTAGAGTTAGGCCTTGCAGCCAAAGTCAGATCTATTTCTTGTACTTGCCCATTTCGTATAACTGTAAGAGTAACATTTTCTCCAACCTTCTTTTCTCTATCCAGATAAGACAGTAAATCATCTATTTTTCTAATTGATTTATCATCAATTCCAATGATCACATCTCCTCCAAGTTCTATCTCTCTTCCATCTATTTCTGTCAATATTGAGCCACCTCGTATCCCAGCTTTCTCAGCGGGACTTCCAGAGGTAACTTGTATTACCAAAAATCCTGTAGTATTCTGAAGGTTCATCATTTCCGCAATATCTGAGTTTATATCTGTTCCAGACACTCCCAAGTAAGGATGTTGGTATTCACCCGTAGCAATGATAGAGGGAACCACTTTTTGTATCAAGTAAGAAGGTATTGCAAATCCTACTCCTGAATACACACCTGTAGCAGAGAAAATGGCAGTATTGATTCCTATAACCTCGCCTTTCATATTTAGTAAAGGTCCTCCTGAATTTCCCGGGTTTATTGCAGCATCAGTTTGTATTATATCGGGAATTGAAAAAGCAGGTGTATCTTCTATAATGGATCTTTGACTATTTTCAGATGGCAAAGCCGGAAGAACCCTTCCAAGACCGCTTACGATTCCTTCAGTTATGGAAGCCGACAGTCCAAAAGGATTACCTATAGCAGCAACTCTTTGCCCAACATCCACTTCAGAAAAGTTGCCAATCGATAATGGCTCCAACTTTTCAATGACTTCTATATTATTTTCTACGTCAATCTTTAAAACGGCTATTTCAGCAAATGGATCTACACCAACAACTGTTGCTTTATAGCCGGTACCATCAGTGAATGTAACATCAAATTCTCTATTGATAGTATCTCCTGCTACAACATGATAATTTGTAACTATATGTCCCTCCTTGTCATATACAAAACCGGAACCCAAGCGAGATGCACCAGGTAAATTTGAATCTTGTGTAACCTGCACCACAGAATGCTCCACTTTATCATAAAGTTTAATTAAATCCTCCTGCAGAGATTGATCAAAACTATTACTTGATGATATTGTGTTGTTGTTATTGTTGTTTATATTTGTAGAATTGTTATCATTTTTAGTTATATTTAATGATGTTTGTTGTTGTTGAGCAAAAGCGTCAATAAAAGTATAGTTTCCAGTAACTAAGAGATTATTTGCATTCGGTATAAAATAAAAACCTAAAGACAAAGTAACTACAACTATTGCAACAAAAGACATCAAAAATTCGCTCTTATCGATTAGCTTCGTGTTATAGGACATGAATGAGTTTAATTGTTAAATATTATATTTAAAATGTACTCACCGCTTGCCAGGTAAATTTTTGTCTATGAAACTCCATGTTGTTATTTCATTTGAAAATCCTAATTACGGAAAATAAAGTTCAATGTAGTGGAGATAAGATAAATTGAATTACAATGACGATTTATATTTGTGTTAGAAAATTTACATTTGTAAAGCCTCATAGTTAAATATGTTATTTACTGATTACAAAGCATGGCAAAAGATCCAGTTTGTAATATGAATGTGGATGAAAAAACTGCGAAATATGTATCAAAAATTAATGGCAACAAAATTTATTTGTGTTCTGCAGCTTGTAGACAAAAACTAGAGCAAAATCCATCAAAGTATGGTTACTGATACAGGATCTAAATAACAGGAGTTAATCATCCAACTCGGATTTTCCCTCATATTTTCGTTTTATCGACTCTATTCTACCACGGTATTTTTGACTGTAGCCTGATTTGCAAGAATTACAACAAAAGAACCTTTCAATATTTGCAAATTTGAGGATTTTAGGTTTGTCAAATACGGGACCCTCACAGAAATCACAAATAATATTTATCGCTATACCAGTTGAAATTTTTTTCTGAATTTCTCGTATTTCATCTTTTAAACTACTACTATTCTGATATAACTGAGAGGTATCCCTTTTTCTTTTAGTTATATTTTCCTTCAGGCTTTCCAATTGAACGAACTTCTTTTTTTCTCTCACTGCACCCGCTTCTATTTTTTCAAAGTCAAAGATTGGTAAAACACCTTTAATAAATCCAATATTCACGAGTCTTTCATATCTTGCTTTTACTGTTGGAGTAGTTATTCCCGTATCTCTTGAAATCTGTCTGAACGATTTTCTACCGTCTTCTAAAATTGAATTAAGAATAGATACGTCAATGTCGTCAAGTTCTAGTGGCAT
Coding sequences:
- a CDS encoding trypsin-like peptidase domain-containing protein encodes the protein MSYNTKLIDKSEFLMSFVAIVVVTLSLGFYFIPNANNLLVTGNYTFIDAFAQQQQTSLNITKNDNNSTNINNNNNNTISSSNSFDQSLQEDLIKLYDKVEHSVVQVTQDSNLPGASRLGSGFVYDKEGHIVTNYHVVAGDTINREFDVTFTDGTGYKATVVGVDPFAEIAVLKIDVENNIEVIEKLEPLSIGNFSEVDVGQRVAAIGNPFGLSASITEGIVSGLGRVLPALPSENSQRSIIEDTPAFSIPDIIQTDAAINPGNSGGPLLNMKGEVIGINTAIFSATGVYSGVGFAIPSYLIQKVVPSIIATGEYQHPYLGVSGTDINSDIAEMMNLQNTTGFLVIQVTSGSPAEKAGIRGGSILTEIDGREIELGGDVIIGIDDKSIRKIDDLLSYLDREKKVGENVTLTVIRNGQVQEIDLTLAARPNSTIIDNALTQEIQDDNNPSLGITGINVTPEIARQMNVPSSVINGGEKGFLVIDVLRNGSAEEAGIRGGYITSNINGNQIELGGDIILEIENITIGSVEDIRKVLSTKQVGDSVQLTVYRDNDTVEIPVILKAGPKPDQTENILPPFSPNIPRDEFPFQQPFNPFDDFSDDIYNQCVQIVGKEACDRLFGR
- a CDS encoding YHS domain-containing protein; the protein is MAKDPVCNMNVDEKTAKYVSKINGNKIYLCSAACRQKLEQNPSKYGY
- a CDS encoding winged helix-turn-helix transcriptional regulator, producing MPLELDDIDVSILNSILEDGRKSFRQISRDTGITTPTVKARYERLVNIGFIKGVLPIFDFEKIEAGAVREKKKFVQLESLKENITKRKRDTSQLYQNSSSLKDEIREIQKKISTGIAINIICDFCEGPVFDKPKILKFANIERFFCCNSCKSGYSQKYRGRIESIKRKYEGKSELDD